One region of Streptomyces sp. CG4 genomic DNA includes:
- a CDS encoding 4-oxalocrotonate tautomerase family protein translates to MPYANFKVPAGTLTDEQKAQIITRTTDLYSEIYGERARATTLVLVEEVPDGGWGIGGHVLTAAEIQQPPAG, encoded by the coding sequence ATGCCGTACGCGAACTTCAAGGTCCCCGCAGGCACCCTCACCGACGAGCAGAAGGCGCAGATCATCACCCGCACCACCGACCTGTACAGCGAGATCTACGGCGAACGTGCCCGCGCCACCACGCTGGTGCTCGTCGAGGAGGTGCCCGACGGCGGCTGGGGCATCGGCGGCCACGTCCTGACCGCCGCCGAGATCCAGCAGCCGCCCGCCGGCTGA
- a CDS encoding helix-turn-helix transcriptional regulator, whose translation MDLSELAAFLKSRRARIRPGDVGLAAGPRRRVPGLRREEVAQLAGLSADYCTELERGRGTRPSAQVLAALARALRLGGDERDHLFHLAERPVPPAAGGLTAHITPGLLALLDRLAATPAQIITDLHETLVQNEAAIALVGRQPTRRGARASFIHRWFTDPASRAIYPSDEHPHQSRVFVADLRAVAARRGRDAEVDGLVGVLRRHSEEFAALWDTRADGGAKGGRGAEAGQDRGDGASPALRRRERGGRSDGGGADQGAAEPGDRP comes from the coding sequence GTGGACCTTTCCGAACTCGCCGCGTTCCTCAAGTCCCGGCGGGCGCGGATCCGGCCGGGCGACGTCGGTCTGGCCGCCGGGCCCCGCCGCCGGGTACCCGGGCTGCGGCGGGAGGAGGTGGCTCAGCTCGCGGGCCTGTCGGCGGACTACTGCACCGAGTTGGAGCGCGGGCGCGGCACTCGGCCGTCGGCGCAGGTCCTGGCCGCCCTCGCCCGTGCGCTGCGCCTCGGCGGCGACGAGCGCGACCATCTGTTCCACCTGGCCGAGCGTCCCGTGCCCCCAGCCGCGGGCGGCCTGACCGCGCACATCACGCCGGGGCTGCTGGCGCTCCTCGACCGGCTCGCGGCGACTCCCGCGCAGATCATCACCGACCTGCACGAGACCCTCGTACAGAACGAGGCGGCCATCGCGCTCGTGGGCCGGCAGCCGACCAGGCGCGGGGCCAGGGCGAGCTTCATCCACCGCTGGTTCACCGATCCCGCCTCCCGCGCGATCTACCCCTCGGACGAACACCCGCACCAGTCCCGGGTGTTCGTCGCCGACCTGCGGGCGGTTGCTGCCCGGCGCGGCCGTGATGCCGAAGTGGACGGTCTTGTGGGCGTGTTGCGGCGGCACAGCGAGGAGTTCGCGGCGCTGTGGGACACCCGTGCCGATGGGGGCGCCAAGGGCGGTCGCGGCGCTGAGGCCGGCCAGGACCGTGGCGATGGCGCGTCCCCGGCGCTCAGGCGGCGCGAGCGCGGCGGCCGCAGCGACGGCGGTGGGGCTGACCAGGGCGCCGCCGAGCCCGGCGACCGCCCGTGA
- a CDS encoding NAD(P)H-binding protein: protein MVTSNLVLIPGAGGVGRSVFEYLRAQDVPVRFMVRSEDERAAELRRLGAEVVIGDLTRPETVAAALQGVSRMYFAMPVSPDHLLAAAVVASVAREYGQLDALVDLSQMTVSQMTATSTSESHQQRLHWLAEQVFDWSGLPVVHIRPTSFLDNPLFTALAARTIQENGTIALPFGTGRTSPVAVDDVARVVATVLRDPAPHIGQVYELTGPRSVDMNELAREFSHALGRPVTYVDVPPEKWEAEALAKVGLPPHVERHIAVMARLHRENRYDRTADGVQRVTGTPAQSIEEFVAARRDFYLG from the coding sequence ATGGTTACCAGCAATCTCGTTCTCATTCCCGGCGCCGGCGGCGTAGGCCGCAGCGTCTTCGAGTATCTGCGCGCGCAGGACGTGCCGGTGCGCTTCATGGTTCGCAGCGAGGACGAGCGAGCCGCCGAGTTGCGCAGGCTCGGCGCGGAGGTCGTCATCGGCGATCTGACCCGGCCCGAGACCGTCGCGGCCGCGCTGCAGGGTGTGTCACGGATGTACTTCGCGATGCCCGTGTCGCCGGACCACCTGCTGGCGGCCGCCGTGGTGGCCTCCGTCGCGCGGGAGTACGGACAGCTGGACGCACTGGTCGACCTGTCGCAGATGACGGTGTCGCAGATGACCGCCACCAGCACCTCGGAGTCGCACCAGCAGCGGCTGCACTGGCTGGCCGAGCAGGTCTTCGACTGGTCGGGCCTGCCGGTGGTGCACATCCGGCCGACATCGTTCCTGGACAATCCCCTCTTCACCGCACTGGCGGCGCGGACGATCCAGGAGAACGGCACGATCGCGCTGCCGTTCGGCACCGGACGCACCTCGCCGGTGGCCGTGGACGACGTCGCCAGGGTGGTCGCCACCGTACTGCGCGACCCGGCCCCGCACATCGGGCAGGTCTACGAACTGACCGGGCCACGGTCGGTCGACATGAACGAGTTGGCGCGGGAGTTCTCCCACGCGTTGGGACGGCCGGTGACCTACGTGGACGTGCCCCCGGAGAAGTGGGAGGCCGAGGCGCTCGCCAAGGTGGGCCTGCCGCCGCACGTCGAACGGCACATCGCCGTCATGGCCCGGCTCCACCGGGAGAACCGCTATGACCGCACAGCCGACGGCGTCCAGCGCGTGACCGGCACCCCCGCCCAGTCGATCGAGGAGTTCGTGGCCGCTCGCAGGGACTTCTATCTGGGCTGA